One window of the Leishmania mexicana MHOM/GT/2001/U1103 complete genome, chromosome 11 genome contains the following:
- a CDS encoding transcription modulator/accessory protein,putative, whose translation MVASTDNGATPKRIRKASAGLKTPTATGKRKYTRRATAVASKGVAEAVDSATVCASASSSSASGTGAKHCPSTHRGGDSASDTDAHGTREEEEVYSGQYELSPEETYRQTSERLLLPLNAVRFVLRQAKEGATIPFLARYRQGETGRMDETQLRLVMDTAKEVAEVHRRRQFMLRSLESRGLLTPALQTALESMVHVSQLEDAWEPYKERRTSLASRGRAAGLGPYADALLHFNPEDPNCKARLDELSAFVRRTDNGERLLTAIVAEDVQRTEELRRRLGEYCRHTARLSSTLMAKPRKKAAKELHEESFDALCKHFAYYDNKSWSVQRVAAHVVLALQRGEAKGALKVDTASGPKSHGLFMHTVREQYPSLNRLLSSSSSSVPTADGAGAYSHVFRDFGYGRKIVHAGLQAAYDHLVKQAHLAIRRDLKKSAEQEAIVVFAHNLQHMLLQRPLSRSRILAMDPGLANGVKCVALDENGAVETFFTCTLMDEQKMRRYVIQVVESRRLNKVVIGNGTASGRVTDLIADLIKQQKWTDVEFAVVSEAGASVYSVSDIAKEEFPNLDVMYRGAVSIGRRVLDPLSELVKIPVRSMGIGMYQHDVNERELMRELNYVLESCVAKVGVNAASANRYVMEKVPGIKKRIVDQIVLARHAKKLHSREDLRRVPAMTESVYEQIAGFFRFPNSPEPLDNTNIHPESYPLVRRLVTLYTAGQLGDAEVMAEKLGEAADGAAMALGSARIRQQVAQQLERMSPAQLANLASEKLSCSVETLELLRQELLHPGLDPRVSLPHAGLLRREVYDVKNLRSGELLSGVVQSVTMFGAFVDCGLHDSVLLRGEGVDALQVGMYLDQCIRFDCLDHLKRPRVFLVRAGAPAAPGDSADAGKGCALSAAPRRLRLEAEDVLGRNGRGFVSQASPDARLYDLMASSAEGDVTAAGPTLTARVMQERERRAEEVLGSANVTPVTGAMREEESSQVNLTSRQHLSHPLVGKRAREKSEADAPLRHAPRRVEDVVVASAAARPHSTLSMQSPKCFTTNGACAKPPASALQTSRPAARRVDTGDVSGQHSAGGDGGDAVFLF comes from the coding sequence ATGGTAGCCAGCACCGACAATGGGGCGACGCCGAAGCGGATCAGGAAGGCGTCAGCGGGTCTCAAGACCCCAACCGCAACAGGGAAGAGGAAATACACTCGAAGGGCCACTGCTGTTGCGTCTAAGGGAGTGGCTGAGGCCGTTGACAGCGCTACCGTGTGCGCATCTGCATCgagctcctccgcctccggcaCTGGAGCGAAGCATTGCCCATCGACGCACCggggcggcgacagcgcctcGGACACGGACGCTCATGGCAcccgagaggaggaggaggtgtacAGTGGACAGTATGAGTTGTCGCCCGAGGAGACGTACCGGCAAACAAGTGAGCGCCTGCTACTCCCCCTGAACGCCGTTCGATTTGTGCTGAGGCAGGCGAAGGAGGGCGCCACGATCCCCTTCCTTGCGCGGTACCGGCAGGGCGAGACCGGCCGAATGGACGAGACGCAGTTGCGCCTTGTCATGGATACCGCCAAGGAAGTGGCTgaggtgcaccgccgccgccagttCATGCTGCGAAGTCTGGAAAGTCGAGGCTTGCTGACGCCAGCGCTCCAGACGGCTCTCGAGTCCATGGTGCACGTCAGCCAGCTCGAGGATGCTTGGGAGCCGTATAAAGAGCGTCGAACAAGCCTTGCCTCGCGCGGACGCGCTGCAGGGCTCGGCCCGTACGCCGacgccctcctccacttcAACCCCGAAGACCCCAATTGCAAGGCGCGCCTCGACGAGCTGAGCGCGTTTGTGCGTCGCACTGACAATGGGGAGCGGTTGCTGACCGCTATTGTGGCCGAAGACGTGCAGCGAACCGAagagctgcggcgccgactTGGCGAGTACTGCCGTCACACGGCGCGCCTGTCGTCCACACTGATGGCGAAGCCACGGAAGAAGGCCGCGAAGGAGCTGCATGAGGAGAGCTTCGACGCGCTGTGCAAGCACTTCGCCTACTACGACAATAAATCATGGTCAGTCCAGCGCGTCGCGGCGCACGTTGtcctggcgctgcagcgcggcgaggCCAAGGGCGCACTGAAGGTGGACACGGCGTCAGGTCCGAAGAGCCACGGGTTGTTCATGCACACGGTTCGCGAGCAGTACCCCTCCCTGAATCGCCTGCtatcgtcgtcatcgtcttCGGTGCCCACCGCggacggcgctggtgcctACTCCCACGTCTTTCGCGATTTCGGCTATGGACGGAAGATTGTGCATGCCGGCTTGCAGGCCGCGTACGACCACCTCGTGAAGCAGGCACACCTTGCGATTCGGCGAGACTTGAAGAAGAgcgcggagcaggaggccaTTGTCGTGTTTGCGCACAATCTGCAGCACATGCTTCTCCAGCGACCTCTCTCCCGCTCGCGGATCTTGGCGATGGATCCTGGCTTGGCGAACGGCGTGAAGTGCGTGGCGCTGGATGAGAACGGCGCAGTTGAAACCTTCTTCACCTGCACCCTCATGGACGAGCAGAAGATGCGGCGCTACGTCATTCAGGTGGTCGAGTCGCGGAGGTTGAACAAGGTCGTGATTGGCAACGGGACGGCGTCTGGCCGCGTGACGGACTTGATTGCGGACCTCATCAAGCAGCAGAAGTGGACAGATGTGGAGTTTGCCGTCGTGAGTGAGGCGGGTGCGAGTGTGTACTCCGTGTCTGATATTGCGAAGGAGGAGTTTCCCAACCTCGACGTCATGTACCGTGGCGCGGTGAGCATCGGCCGTCGCGTACTGGACCCGTTGAGCGAGCTGGTAAAGATACCCGTGCGCAGCATGGGCATCGGAATGTACCAGCATGACGTGAACGAGAGGGAGCTGATGCGGGAGTTGAACTACGTGCTGGAGTCCTGCGTCGCCAAGGTTGGAGTCAACGCAGCCAGCGCGAACCGCTACGTCATGGAGAAGGTGCCTGGGATTAAGAAGAGAATTGTGGACCAGATTGTGCTGGCGCGCCATGCAAAGAAGCTGCATAGCCGTGAAGACTTGCGGCGGGTGCCGGCCATGACGGAGAGCGTCTACGAGCAGATCGCAGGCTTCTTCCGCTTCCCTAACTCGCCAGAGCCACTCGACAACACGAATATCCACCCCGAGTCTTACCCGCTGGTGCGGCGTCTCGTGACGCTGTACACGGCGGGCCAGCTGGGGGACGCCGAAGTGATGGCCGAGAAGCtgggggaggcggcagaTGGTGCGGCGATGGCACTCGGTAGCGCACGCATCCGCCAGCAGGTCGCCcagcagctggagcgcaTGTCTCCCGCTCAACTGGCGAACCTGGCCTCTGAGAAGCTGTCTTGCAGCGTAGAGACGCTGGAGCTGTTACGTCAAGAGCTGCTTCACCCGGGCTTGGACCCGCGCGTTTCGCTGCCGCACGCCGGACTACTGCGCCGCGAGGTATACGACGTGAAAAATCTCCGTTCCGGCGAACTGCTCTCCGGTGTCGTGCAGAGCGTCACCATGTTTGGTGCGTTCGTTGACTGCGGTCTGCACGACTCCGTGCTCTTGCGCGGTGAGGGcgtggatgcgctgcaggtggGCATGTACCTGGACCAGTGTATTCGCTTTGACTGCCTTGACCACCTGAAGCGTCCGCGGGTGTTCTTGGTGCGCGCTGGTGCTCCTGCTGCCCCTGGCGACAGCGCAGATGCCGGGAAGGGATGCGCGCTGTCGGCCGCGCCTCGACGGCTTCGGTTGGAGGCCGAGGATGTTCTCGGTAGAAACGGTCGAGGCTTCGTCAGCCAAGCTTCACCCGACGCGCGCCTCTACGACTTAATGGCGAGCAGCGCGGAGGGGGATGTGACAGCAGCTGGGCCGACACTGACCGCGCGGGTGATGCAAGAGCGtgagcgccgcgccgaggaggtgctcgGTAGCGCAAACGTCACCCCGGTGACCGGTGCGatgagggaagaggagagcagcCAGGTGAACCTGACATCTCGCCAGCACCTGTCTCACCCTCTGGTGGGGAAGCGAGCCCGGGAGAAGTCAGAGGCGGATGCGCCCCTTCGCCACGCGCCGCGGCGTGTGGAGGATGTCGTCgttgcctctgctgccgctcgtcCGCATTCGACCCTGTCCATGCAGTCGCCGAAGTGTTTCACCACAAACGGCGCCTGCGCGAAACCGCCTGCAAGCGCCTTGCAGACGTCGAGGCCGGCTGCTCGGAGAGTAGACACGGGGGATGTCAGTGGTCAGCATAGCgccggcggtgacggcggtgacgcggTCTTCTTATTTTGA